Proteins found in one Macrobrachium nipponense isolate FS-2020 chromosome 4, ASM1510439v2, whole genome shotgun sequence genomic segment:
- the LOC135210661 gene encoding cilia- and flagella-associated protein 251-like, protein MISWLLPERPHFVKETMESSPVAVLRRILSFFPRVERLWKSRQELQQCESVARTLEKELAKVQLGHVCVYFGMYLILAGIVLMFNYLLSNKKQETDSDDEEQNNDRSSMDSSLDQTEETEEENRKLTEKTSEPDNANKLEAIEKLIEENAHFKKKEEEMETKFDLLYYKYEGLQKIKEKEKESANKTITDLKEMNERHRKHKTDEMEESNRLMKEELGKGKGRNRAQMERQSQLLKEKEELEKDIKEQAHIIAEMSEENGRLQKELMEAKMNDFVRGEQQKALLTELDGLKEKISFLENKLSKPVEEEENEASEEDLPEESVPLPQQVSHLGNDEETLENQGRPAKRKVTLNRNLLQGKLQAKEEQKEDEKVVVTVKKRAKETKREDQGVVEKDAHKDDTGSKKPQQVKKADRKRITFDLEPDQPKPNKSVFSRFTRLPPQQEDNCIIFRGEKVKLRWIEETDGEVIAELDVPRKFHKAINGTQGRTLEELPKEVGVTLIALPGR, encoded by the coding sequence ATGATCTCCTGGCTTCTACCTGAGAGGCCTCACTTCGTTAAGGAAACCATGGAATCTTCGCCCGTTGCAGTCCTTCGTCGGATATTGTCCTTCTTCCCTCGTGTTGAAAGACTTTGGAAATCCAGACAGGAATTACAACAGTGTGAATCCGTGGCCCGAACTCTGGAAAAAGAATTGGCAAAAGTCCAACTTGGTCATGTCTGTGTTTATTTTGGAATGTATCTGATCTTGGCAGGAATTGTGCTCATGTTTAATTACTTACTAAGTAATAAGAAGCAGGAAACTGATTCTGATGACGAAGAGCAAAACAATGATAGGTCGTCGATGGATAGTTCACTTGATCAAACCGAGGAAACTGAGGAGGAAAATCGAAAGTTGACTGAAAAGACAAGTGAACCAGACAACGCGAATAAATTAGAGGCAATAGAAAAACTGATTGAAGAAAATGCTCATTttaagaaaaaggaagaggagaTGGAAACGAAGTTTGACCTCCTCTACTATAAATATGAAGGCCTtcaaaaaataaaggagaaagagaaggaatcaGCGAACAAAACTATTACTGATCTCAAGGAAATGAATGAGCGGCATAGAAAACACAAAACCGATGAAATGGAGGAATCAAATCGCCTGATGAAAGAAGAGCTGGGAAAGGGCAAAGGAAGAAACCGAGCCCAGATGGAGAGGCAATCACAACttctgaaagagaaagaagaattgGAAAAGGATATTAAAGAACAAGCTCATATCATCGCAGAGATGTCTGAAGAGAACGGCAGATTACAAAAAGAACTAATGGAGGCAAAGATGAACGACTTCGTGCGAGGCGAACAGCAAAAAGCTCTACTGACCGAACTAGATGGATTAAAGGAGAAGATCAGTTTCCTCGAAAATAAGTTGTCCAAGCctgtggaagaggaagagaacgAAGCCTCAGAGGAAGATCTACCTGAGGAGAGCGTCCCTCTTCCACAGCAAGTCAGTCATCTCGGTAATGATGAGGAAACGTTGGAAAACCAAGGACGACCTGCGAAAAGAAAAGTGACCCTAAACAGAAACTTACTCCAAGGAAAGCTGCAGGCTAAAGAGGAACAGAAGGAAGACGAAAAAGTTGTTGTAACTGTaaagaaaagagcaaaagaaacaaaaagagaagACCAAGGAGTTGTAGAGAAAGATGCCCACAAGGATGACACGGGGAGCAAAAAGCCCCAACAGGTTAAAAAGGCTGATCGAAAACGGATcaccttcgacttggaaccagaTCAGCCTAAGCCAAACAAAAGTGTCTTCTCGCGTTTTACAAGACTTCCCCCTCAACAGGAGGACAACTGTATAATCTTCAGAGGGGAAAAGGTAAAACTTAGATGGATTGAGGAAACGGATGGAGAAGTGATAGCTGAACTGGATGTCCCGAGGAAATTCCATAAAGCTATCAATGGAACCCAGGGGAGGACACTAGAGGAATTACCAAAAGAAGTGGGTGTCACACTCATTGCACTGCCaggaaggtag